Genomic segment of Vibrio natriegens NBRC 15636 = ATCC 14048 = DSM 759:
CGTGATCTCAGCAGCAGGCTTCATCAGACGGATACCGCCATTCTTGCCACGTACAGTCTGTACATAACCCAATTGACCAAGCCGGTTAATCACCTTAACCATATGGTTACGTGATACACCAAATAAATCAGTCACTTCAGTGATATTTGTCAACTCATCTTTTGGCAATGAAGCCAGATAGATCAAGGTTCTCAGCGCGTAATCGGTGAAGCTGGTTAACTGCATATTGCTATCCTCTCTAATAGGAAAAGTGTAAATCTTTTCTTGATTGAAAGATACATTTGAGATACAACTTTAAACATGCATTATAAATACAACTTAAATTAGGAAGCCCCATGCTCAGCAATCAGACCATTGAAATCGTAAAAGCAACCGCACCACTTATCGCCGAAACAGGACCAAAACTGACCGCACATTTTTATGATCGTATGTTTACTCACAACCCTGAGTTAAAAGACATTTTTAACATGAGCAACCAGCGCAATGGTGATCAGCGTGAAGCGTTATTTAATGCTATCTGTGCATACGCGGCGAATATTGAAAATTTACCGGCTCTGCTTGGTGCGGTAGAAAAAATTGCGCATAAACACACCAGCTTTTTGATCACAGCGGACCAATATCAAATTGTCGGTTCACATCTATTAGCAACCATTGACGAACTATTCAATCCGGGTCAGGAAGTATTGGATGCATGGGCAGAAGCTTATGGCGTGCTAGCCAATGTGTTCATTCAAAGAGAAGAGCAAATTTATCAGGCGAATGAAGCCTTGGAAGGTGGCTGGCGTGGATTGCGTGAATTCGAACTTGTCACAAAACAAGCAGAAAGCGAACACATCTGCAGTTTTGTGTTTAAACCAACAGATGGTCTTAACGTCGCAGCCTATAAGCCAGGGCAATATGTGGGTATCTACATCAACAGCGATAAGTTTGATAACCAAGAGATCCGCCAATACAGCCTCTCTTCTGCGGCACAAGAGAACACGTACCGCATCTCGGTTAAACGTGAACAAGATGGTAAGGTATCCAACTATCTGCACGATGAGCTTAACGTTGGCGATAAAGTAAAACTGGTCGCTCCGGCGGGTGACTTCTTTATGGACGTAGAATCGAACACTCCTGTCGTACTGCTCTCTGCTGGCGTAGGCTTAACGCCGACACTTTCTATGCTGGA
This window contains:
- the nsrR gene encoding nitric oxide-sensing transcriptional repressor NsrR — translated: MQLTSFTDYALRTLIYLASLPKDELTNITEVTDLFGVSRNHMVKVINRLGQLGYVQTVRGKNGGIRLMKPAAEITVGGVVRDLEPLDLVNCSADFCHITPACRLKDKLAKAKSAFLAELDYCTIEELLRDNSELLILLERP
- the hmpA gene encoding NO-inducible flavohemoprotein; this translates as MLSNQTIEIVKATAPLIAETGPKLTAHFYDRMFTHNPELKDIFNMSNQRNGDQREALFNAICAYAANIENLPALLGAVEKIAHKHTSFLITADQYQIVGSHLLATIDELFNPGQEVLDAWAEAYGVLANVFIQREEQIYQANEALEGGWRGLREFELVTKQAESEHICSFVFKPTDGLNVAAYKPGQYVGIYINSDKFDNQEIRQYSLSSAAQENTYRISVKREQDGKVSNYLHDELNVGDKVKLVAPAGDFFMDVESNTPVVLLSAGVGLTPTLSMLESLSAHQAPVTWVHATENGQQHAFKQHVNQIVSSQDNVNALVWYNQPTAEDKLGEDYHFTGFVNLKEIEAALKQTNVQIYFCGPVGFMQYVAKQLIDLGVPQEQFHYECFGPHKVI